The following proteins are co-located in the Candidatus Avedoeria danica genome:
- a CDS encoding insulinase family protein: MNAMTGPDGTYYPFSSQVKKDFDNLLSIYLDAVFKPTLNPLDFAQEGFRLEPADGPEAKPDSPDGWAYKGVVYNEMKGAMGNADAQLYRHAGQILVPSTPYRHNSGGEPADIPALDYDDLVRFHAEHYNAANACFATYGDLDVAELHAKFAPYLAARPGAPIVLPAPEGPHGQPASAMFPVPIQDGQDARDVTIATVNWVTGDMRDLTESLELELIDQLLLGHAGAPLRLAVESSGIGRAMAPSGASAYGANGTFGVGIKGLDPADGPRFEKPSWTRSNAWWLTASRRRISKPRSINWSSSAG; this comes from the coding sequence ATGAACGCCATGACCGGCCCGGACGGCACGTACTACCCGTTCAGCTCGCAGGTGAAGAAGGACTTCGACAACCTGCTCAGCATCTACCTCGATGCCGTCTTCAAGCCCACCCTCAACCCGTTGGACTTCGCGCAGGAGGGCTTCCGGCTCGAGCCGGCGGATGGGCCGGAGGCGAAGCCCGATTCGCCCGACGGCTGGGCGTACAAGGGCGTCGTCTACAACGAGATGAAGGGTGCGATGGGCAACGCCGATGCCCAGCTCTACCGCCACGCCGGCCAGATCCTCGTGCCGAGCACACCCTACCGCCACAACTCCGGCGGCGAGCCGGCCGACATCCCCGCCCTGGACTACGACGACCTCGTCCGCTTCCACGCTGAGCACTACAACGCCGCCAACGCGTGCTTCGCCACGTACGGTGACCTCGACGTCGCCGAGCTGCACGCCAAGTTCGCTCCGTACCTGGCCGCCCGCCCCGGCGCGCCCATCGTCCTGCCCGCGCCCGAGGGCCCGCACGGCCAGCCGGCGTCGGCCATGTTCCCGGTGCCCATCCAGGACGGCCAGGACGCCCGCGACGTCACGATCGCCACCGTCAACTGGGTCACGGGCGACATGCGCGACCTCACCGAAAGCCTCGAGCTCGAGCTGATCGATCAGCTCCTTCTCGGCCACGCCGGCGCGCCGCTCCGGCTCGCCGTCGAGTCGAGCGGCATCGGGCGGGCGATGGCGCCGAGCGGTGCTTCGGCCTACGGCGCGAATGGGACGTTCGGCGTCGGCATCAAGGGCCTCGACCCGGCCGACGGCCCGCGGTTCGAGAAGCCGTCGTGGACACGATCGAACGCCTGGTGGCTGACGGCGTCCCGACGGCGGATCTCGAAGCCGCGCTCCATCAACTGGAGCTCGAGCGCCGGCTGA